ACCGACCTGCAGAAGATCGCCCCGCACCGCTCCCTGCGCGGCATCGGGCAGCAGTACCTGCACAGCCCACACCAGCAGCAGTTCCTGGAGCGCTACGCGACCTACACAGGGTCGGATCCCCGCCGCGCGCCCGCCGTGCTGGCCACCATCCCATGGCTCGAGCAGACGACCGGCGCCTGGTACGTGCCCGGCGGTCTGCATCGCATCGCGCGGGTGCTGGCGGACCGCATCAGAGCCCACGGCGGCCAGGTGCACACCGGCGCGCGCGTCGACGCCGTCGCGACCGGTGGCGACCGCGTGACCGGCGTCACGTTGAGCGACGGGACGCGCATCCCCGCCGACGTCGTGGTCGCCAACACCGAGGCGCGCACGCTCTACGGGCGCCTGCTCGAGCACCCGAACGCGACCAAATGGCGTCGCGAGGTCGAGCGGGCCGAGCCGTCCCTGTCCGGCTTCGTGGTCCTGCTCGGCCTCGACGGGCGCACACCGGACCTGCCGCACCACACGGTGTGGTTCACCGCCGACTACGACGCCGAGTTCGACGCCATCTTCGGATCCGACCCGCAACCGGTCCCCGACCCGACGATCTACGTGTCGGCACCACGCGATCCCGCCACCGATCCCGACGACGGCGAGGGCTGGTTCGTGCTGGTCAACGCGGCGCGTCAGGGGCCCGTCGACTGGGACGCCGAAGACACGGCGGCGCGGTACGCCGAGCACGTGATCGACCTGCTGGCCAAACGGGGCATGGACGTGCGGCACCGCATCCGGACCTCCGCGTGGATCAGTCCCGCCGATCTCGCCCGCCGGACGGGCGCCATCGGCGGCGCGATCTACGGCACCTCGTCGAACGGCTGGCGGGCCGCGACGATGCGCCCGTCCAACCGCGGACCGATCGACGGGCTGTACCTGGTGGGCGGCTCGGCCCATCCGGGCGGTGGGTTGCCACTGGTGCTGAAGTCGGCCGAGATCACCGCGGGCCTGATCAACGGCTGACGCCCGCCGCCATCCGCCGGCGACGCGCGCGAGCGGCGATGCATCGATCGGAGCGCCGAGCGGCGACCGCTCAGGCCCGCGCGCTGTGCACCGTCAGCGCAGCTGGCGGCGGACCGGGACCGCGAGCTGGCCCAGGGCGATGAGCGACAGCGCCAGCAGGATCGCGATCGACCAGCCGGCCAACGCCGGCGCGCGGGCCGGATCGACGCCGGCGAGGGCCAGTGCGATGGCGCAGCAGATGATCCGCGACGGCCGCTCCCCCACCGTGATGGTCTGCACGTGGTCCGCGCCCGCGTTGCCCGCCCGCGCCCGTAGGTACTCCAGCAGGAACACGACGGCACCGGTCGACACCACGAGCCATGCCGGGGCGCCGACGATCCACGCGGCGACCAGGAACAGGCCCTCGGTCACGCGGTCGGCGACGGAGTCCAGCACGTACCCCCAGCGTGACGCCCGCTCCGTGAGCACCGCGACCGCACCGTCCAGGCCGTCGCCCAGGCCGCTCACGACGACCAGCAGCGCGGCAACGATCGCCCAGCCGCCACCGGGGCGCGCCAGGGCGACCACCACGAGCGACGACCACACCGCCCACACGGTCACCACGTCGGGCAGCACGCCGGCGTCGGCGATGGGACGTGCCAGACGGTGCATCAGCGTCAGCCAGCCACGCAGCACCCGGGTCGGCCGCGCGTCGTAACCGTCGTGCGCGACGCTCCAGCGATCGAGGTAGGTGCCGAGATCGGGGCTGGGCGTCGCGGGAGGTCGACGCGTCAGGACGGTCACCGCGACCATCGCGGCGAACGACACGACGAGGGCGACCGCGATCATGTCCGAATCGTAGGGCGCGGGCGGACCGAAGCCCGACAGTGGCGGCGGCGCAGCGCCGCGATCTCGCCCGCGCGCAGAGCGGTGTAGGAGGCGAAGCGCACCATCAGGTCGTACGGCTCGGGTATGCCGTCAGCGAGCTTGCCCGCAGATAGCTGCGGACCAGCTCGGTCGTCTCGTACACGCGTGGCCCGCCCATGTCGGCACGAGGCCCGCCGGCTCAGCGAGGGCGAGCACGGCGAGTCTGGCTGCCACCTCGCTGGTGTCGATGGGTTGGAAACGCCAGCCGGAAGGGACCGGCACCACGGGCAGCTTGGCCATGGCCCGCACGGTGGTCAGCGTCAGGTCGTGGAACTGCGTGGCGCGCAGCGTCGTCCACGGCAGGCCGGAATCGGCCACGATGCGTTCGGCGGCTCGCTTGGACGCGAAGTAGCCGAACATCGCGCGGTCCACGCGGCTGACGACCGGGACCTTGTCGACGCCGACGACCGAGATGTACACCAGGTGCCGCACCCCGACCTGCGACGCCGCCCGCACCAGGTTGCGGGCCTTGTCCTCGTCGCCCGTGCCGCTGCCCGCGAGATGCACGACGATCTCCGCGCCCTCGACCGCGTCGTCGATCCCCGCGCCCGTGGAGGCCGCATGAGCGCGGTGACCGGCCCTCGAGGCGAGTCCAGGTGCCGCTGCCGTTTGTGGCGGCTGCGTGCGGGAAGGCGGACTGCGTCGTGGCTCGTGGAGGTGGTGCATGGACGGTCCGATCGCCGCAGCGGCGGCCGCGGCGGTCGCGCTTGCGGCGGTGCACGCCGTCGCGGCGGTGTTCAGCGCGGC
The sequence above is drawn from the Euzebyales bacterium genome and encodes:
- a CDS encoding NAD(P)-binding oxidoreductase, with the translated sequence MHHLHEPRRSPPSRTQPPQTAAAPGLASRAGHRAHAASTGAGIDDAVEGAEIVVHLAGSGTGDEDKARNLVRAASQVGVRHLVYISVVGVDKVPVVSRVDRAMFGYFASKRAAERIVADSGLPWTTLRATQFHDLTLTTVRAMAKLPVVPVPSGWRFQPIDTSEVAARLAVLALAEPAGLVPTWAGHACTRRPSWSAAICGQAR
- the crtI gene encoding phytoene desaturase family protein — translated: MSRVTVIGGGVGGLACGARLAAHGHDVTVFEQADVVGGKLGVQELDGFRFDTGPALLTWPETLRATLEATAGEGDTPTLELEPVDPIARYHFADGRTLDAHADRDRMRRSFDTALGLGTGAAWTRLMERAARMWEAIEGPVLSQPQSTVSGLANQARRLTDLQKIAPHRSLRGIGQQYLHSPHQQQFLERYATYTGSDPRRAPAVLATIPWLEQTTGAWYVPGGLHRIARVLADRIRAHGGQVHTGARVDAVATGGDRVTGVTLSDGTRIPADVVVANTEARTLYGRLLEHPNATKWRREVERAEPSLSGFVVLLGLDGRTPDLPHHTVWFTADYDAEFDAIFGSDPQPVPDPTIYVSAPRDPATDPDDGEGWFVLVNAARQGPVDWDAEDTAARYAEHVIDLLAKRGMDVRHRIRTSAWISPADLARRTGAIGGAIYGTSSNGWRAATMRPSNRGPIDGLYLVGGSAHPGGGLPLVLKSAEITAGLING
- a CDS encoding CDP-alcohol phosphatidyltransferase family protein, whose amino-acid sequence is MIAVALVVSFAAMVAVTVLTRRPPATPSPDLGTYLDRWSVAHDGYDARPTRVLRGWLTLMHRLARPIADAGVLPDVVTVWAVWSSLVVVALARPGGGWAIVAALLVVVSGLGDGLDGAVAVLTERASRWGYVLDSVADRVTEGLFLVAAWIVGAPAWLVVSTGAVVFLLEYLRARAGNAGADHVQTITVGERPSRIICCAIALALAGVDPARAPALAGWSIAILLALSLIALGQLAVPVRRQLR